A region from the Serinibacter arcticus genome encodes:
- a CDS encoding ABC transporter ATP-binding protein, with the protein MRAAAAGVAFIVRRIWRVSPLRVLSSVTVTLLLAFVPALQVYALAQLVERLDGDAGFADVAPPLLLVVAVIGLGGPVRSVATTLRTEAEHGVAAALTGDVMHRAAHTSPSDLARPETTAELQKQQEIATEASRSLFGGLVSGAEGVISTAAIVVAVATFSRLAGLLTVLALIPALVAGRLLARVWSRYWDAAGPPFGRVRYLGNLLVRQRSAVELATLGAGPSVADDAAQRWDEIRALRVALSRRELRSDWLVGAVTTVFVLGALAALLTDTGYSPVAVAGITGITAGAAAVGMAGVHLGRLLSTGPQAAQLRDFLASATPAADTGRAAPTQIDHLRVSGLTHTYPGRDSPAVTGVSVEARRGEVIALVGANGAGKTTALRGLLGLLEVDRGTVTLDGVAPTDVGTSAWLQRFGTLVQEFERYEFSIRRNLLLGAEGRTVADEELWSALELAGLAAFVRGLPDGLDAMLGEQWGGTALSGGQWQRLSLARVAVRNAPVWVLDEATAAVDAESEEAILGRLVADRARRITILVSHRAWTLRDVDRIYVLDDGVVLEQGRFEDLLARGGHFARLFRHQLGEHGLEGS; encoded by the coding sequence ATGCGCGCAGCGGCGGCAGGAGTGGCGTTCATCGTCAGGCGGATCTGGCGTGTCTCGCCGTTGCGGGTTCTCTCCTCCGTCACCGTCACCCTGCTGCTGGCGTTCGTCCCTGCGCTCCAGGTCTACGCCCTCGCCCAGCTCGTCGAGCGGCTCGACGGCGACGCCGGCTTCGCGGACGTCGCCCCGCCGCTGCTCCTCGTCGTGGCGGTCATCGGCCTCGGCGGGCCGGTCCGCTCGGTGGCCACCACGCTGCGGACCGAGGCGGAGCACGGCGTCGCGGCCGCCCTCACGGGTGACGTGATGCACCGCGCCGCCCACACCTCGCCGAGCGATCTCGCACGCCCCGAGACGACCGCCGAGCTCCAGAAGCAGCAGGAGATCGCGACCGAGGCGAGCCGGTCGCTGTTCGGCGGTCTGGTCAGCGGGGCGGAGGGCGTGATCTCGACAGCGGCGATCGTCGTCGCCGTGGCGACGTTCTCCCGGCTCGCCGGCCTGCTCACCGTCCTCGCCCTGATCCCGGCCCTGGTGGCGGGGCGCCTGCTCGCGCGCGTCTGGTCGCGCTACTGGGACGCGGCGGGCCCACCCTTCGGGCGCGTGCGCTACCTCGGCAACCTGCTGGTGCGGCAGCGCTCCGCGGTCGAGCTCGCCACGCTCGGCGCCGGTCCGAGCGTGGCCGACGACGCCGCGCAGCGGTGGGACGAGATCCGGGCGCTGCGGGTCGCCCTGTCGCGGCGGGAGCTGCGCTCGGACTGGCTGGTCGGCGCCGTGACCACCGTCTTCGTGCTCGGCGCGCTGGCAGCGCTGCTCACGGACACCGGCTACTCGCCCGTCGCCGTCGCAGGGATCACCGGCATCACGGCCGGCGCGGCCGCCGTCGGCATGGCGGGGGTGCACCTGGGGCGCCTGCTGAGCACCGGCCCGCAGGCCGCGCAGCTGCGTGACTTCCTCGCCTCCGCCACCCCCGCCGCGGACACCGGGCGGGCGGCCCCGACCCAGATCGACCACCTCCGAGTCTCCGGCCTCACGCACACCTACCCCGGCCGCGACTCCCCCGCCGTCACGGGCGTGTCCGTCGAGGCCCGTCGGGGCGAGGTGATCGCCCTGGTCGGCGCGAACGGCGCGGGGAAGACGACGGCGCTGCGCGGTCTGCTCGGCCTGCTCGAGGTCGACCGGGGGACGGTGACGCTCGACGGCGTGGCACCGACCGACGTCGGGACGTCGGCGTGGTTGCAACGGTTCGGCACCCTGGTGCAGGAGTTCGAGCGCTACGAGTTCTCCATCCGACGCAACCTTCTCCTCGGCGCGGAGGGACGCACCGTCGCGGACGAGGAGCTCTGGAGCGCCCTGGAGCTGGCGGGACTGGCGGCGTTCGTACGCGGCCTGCCCGACGGCCTCGACGCGATGCTGGGTGAGCAGTGGGGTGGGACGGCGCTGTCGGGCGGTCAGTGGCAGCGCCTCAGCCTCGCGCGCGTGGCCGTCCGGAACGCCCCGGTGTGGGTCCTCGACGAGGCGACCGCCGCCGTCGACGCCGAGAGCGAGGAGGCGATCCTCGGACGACTGGTCGCCGACCGGGCGCGCCGGATCACGATTCTCGTGTCGCACCGGGCCTGGACGCTGCGCGACGTCGACCGCATCTACGTCCTCGACGACGGCGTCGTCCTCGAGCAGGGCAGGTTCGAGGACCTGCTGGCCAGGGGTGGCCACTTCGCCCGGCTCTTCCGCCACCAGCTGGGCGAGCACGGTCTCGAGGGGAGCTGA
- a CDS encoding CpaF family protein, with amino-acid sequence MAVGTAQLEAEVRELVRRRGIDPARDTTAFRGLVADAVIDYEERVLRGTAPALPDSSTAAKTVLDAVAGLGPLQVFLDDPTVEELWINAPGRVFVARNGVPELTTVLLTTDEVRDLTERMLRPSGRRLDLSTPFVDATLTTGERVHVVIPDVTRSHIAVNVRKYTARAQHLDDLVALGTLPERAAAFLDAVVAVGLNVVVSGATQAGKTTMLGALCGSIPSSQRLITCEEVFELQPGVRDHVGMQCRQPNLEGTGEITLRRLVKEALRMRPDRLVIGEVREAESLDLLIALNAGLPGMGTVHANSAREAVHKLCILPLLAGSNVSSTFVVPTVASAIDIVVHMELDRSGRRSVREILAVTGRAEGGVVETSDLFHRSATDPLGHLTRGNGYPSGEERFERAGHDLAALLGDRSDDGWAA; translated from the coding sequence ATGGCCGTCGGAACAGCTCAGCTCGAGGCCGAGGTGCGAGAGCTCGTACGTCGTCGCGGCATCGACCCGGCGCGCGACACGACCGCGTTCCGCGGCCTCGTGGCCGACGCCGTCATCGACTACGAGGAGCGGGTGCTGCGCGGCACCGCTCCGGCCCTGCCCGACTCCTCCACCGCCGCCAAGACCGTCCTCGACGCCGTCGCGGGCCTCGGCCCCCTGCAGGTCTTCCTGGACGACCCGACCGTCGAGGAGCTCTGGATCAACGCCCCCGGGCGCGTCTTCGTCGCGAGGAACGGCGTTCCCGAGCTCACCACGGTCCTGCTGACCACCGACGAGGTCCGCGACCTCACCGAGCGCATGCTGCGCCCGAGCGGGCGTCGGCTCGACCTGAGCACCCCGTTCGTCGACGCGACGCTCACGACCGGCGAGCGCGTCCACGTCGTCATCCCCGACGTGACCCGCAGCCACATCGCCGTCAACGTCCGCAAGTACACCGCCCGCGCCCAGCACCTCGACGACCTCGTCGCCCTGGGGACCCTCCCCGAGCGCGCCGCCGCCTTCCTGGACGCCGTGGTCGCCGTCGGGCTCAACGTGGTCGTCAGCGGGGCGACCCAGGCCGGGAAGACCACGATGCTCGGCGCCCTGTGCGGCTCGATCCCCAGCTCGCAGCGACTCATCACGTGCGAGGAGGTGTTCGAGCTCCAGCCGGGGGTCCGCGACCACGTCGGCATGCAGTGCCGCCAGCCGAACCTCGAGGGCACGGGCGAGATCACCCTGCGTCGGCTCGTGAAGGAGGCGCTGCGGATGCGTCCCGACCGCCTCGTCATCGGCGAGGTCCGCGAGGCGGAGTCCCTCGACCTGCTCATCGCCCTGAACGCGGGCCTGCCGGGGATGGGAACCGTGCACGCCAACAGCGCCCGCGAGGCCGTCCACAAGCTCTGCATCCTCCCGCTGCTCGCCGGGTCGAACGTGTCCAGCACGTTCGTCGTGCCGACCGTGGCCTCGGCCATCGACATCGTCGTCCACATGGAGCTGGACCGGTCCGGACGACGGAGCGTGCGGGAGATCCTCGCCGTCACCGGGCGGGCCGAGGGTGGCGTCGTGGAGACGTCCGACCTGTTCCACCGGTCGGCCACCGACCCGCTCGGGCACCTGACCCGGGGTAACGGCTACCCCAGCGGCGAGGAGCGGTTCGAGCGCGCGGGCCACGACCTCGCGGCTCTCCTCGGCGACCGGTCCGACGACGGGTGGGCAGCCTGA
- a CDS encoding type II secretion system F family protein → MGATIGLLLGVGLLLMWSATWRDSLVFTTPVRVRTAWDDLAARAGMHTVTLPAFVGVSLALALVVGVVALGTGSALSVAVAFAVIVAVLPLVYVRSRARRRRIELGQLWPDVVDDLTSAVRAGLTLPEAMVAMAERGPEELRADMAVFAAEYRASGRFLDALTVWQERLADPVADRLAATLRVATEVGGTDLGRMLRTLSEFLRTDQRTRGELEARQSWTVNGARLAVAAPWLVLALMSGRGMSASAFDTPAGIGLLAGGAVVSALAYAVMLRIGRLPEDPRVLRSRP, encoded by the coding sequence ATGGGCGCGACGATCGGGCTGCTCCTCGGCGTCGGGCTCCTGCTGATGTGGTCGGCGACCTGGCGCGACTCGCTCGTGTTCACCACCCCGGTTCGGGTACGGACGGCGTGGGACGACCTGGCCGCCCGGGCCGGGATGCACACGGTGACCCTGCCGGCGTTCGTCGGCGTCAGCCTGGCCCTCGCCCTGGTGGTCGGGGTCGTCGCCCTCGGGACCGGCAGCGCCCTCAGCGTGGCGGTCGCCTTCGCCGTCATCGTCGCCGTCCTCCCCCTCGTCTACGTGCGGTCGCGGGCGAGGCGTCGCCGGATCGAGCTGGGTCAGCTCTGGCCCGACGTCGTGGACGACCTCACCTCGGCGGTCCGCGCCGGGCTCACCCTCCCCGAGGCCATGGTCGCGATGGCCGAGCGCGGTCCGGAGGAGCTGCGCGCCGACATGGCCGTCTTCGCCGCCGAGTACCGCGCCTCCGGCCGGTTCCTCGACGCCCTCACCGTGTGGCAGGAGCGTCTGGCCGACCCCGTCGCCGACCGGCTCGCCGCCACCCTCCGCGTCGCCACCGAGGTCGGCGGGACCGATCTCGGCCGGATGCTGCGCACGCTGTCGGAGTTCCTGCGGACCGACCAGCGCACGCGCGGGGAGCTCGAGGCCCGCCAGTCGTGGACCGTCAACGGCGCGCGGCTCGCCGTCGCCGCGCCCTGGCTCGTGCTCGCGCTGATGAGCGGTCGGGGGATGTCGGCGTCGGCGTTCGACACCCCCGCCGGTATCGGGCTGCTGGCGGGCGGGGCCGTCGTCTCGGCGCTCGCGTACGCGGTGATGCTCCGGATCGGCCGGCTGCCCGAGGACCCACGCGTCCTGCGGAGCCGGCCGTGA
- a CDS encoding type II secretion system F family protein has protein sequence MNAVGALVGAGVASGALLVVSSWRAARPTLAERVAPYVGSRSATSSLLAAPVAPRTLRTGPGLARALAPPVVTDLSRLLEHLGSSTVSIRTRLAMLPDRGGVDGFRVEQVLWAAIGLLAGLVIAVPLAATRGLQPLPVAALVLLGAVGGALARDWALSRQVQARERRIVAEFPTVAELLALAVGAGESPVAALDRVARTVDGALAAELDRTLADVRAGATVAQALTSLGTRSNLAAVSRFADGVAIAIERGSPLADVLRAQAADARDAAKRELMESGGRREIAMLAPVVFLLLPLTVAFALFPGIAALNLTTP, from the coding sequence GTGAACGCCGTCGGAGCCCTCGTCGGGGCGGGGGTCGCGAGCGGCGCGCTGCTCGTGGTCAGCTCCTGGCGCGCGGCCCGACCCACGCTCGCCGAGCGGGTGGCGCCCTACGTGGGCAGCCGCTCGGCGACCTCATCGTTGCTGGCCGCGCCGGTCGCGCCCCGCACCCTCCGCACCGGTCCCGGCCTCGCCAGGGCGCTGGCCCCGCCCGTCGTGACCGACCTGTCACGTCTCCTCGAGCACCTCGGCAGCTCGACCGTCAGCATCCGCACCCGGCTCGCGATGCTCCCGGACCGCGGCGGCGTGGACGGCTTCCGCGTCGAGCAGGTGCTGTGGGCCGCGATCGGACTCCTGGCGGGCCTCGTGATCGCGGTCCCGCTCGCCGCGACCCGTGGCCTGCAGCCGCTGCCGGTGGCCGCGCTCGTGCTGCTGGGCGCCGTCGGTGGCGCCCTGGCCCGGGACTGGGCGCTCTCGCGCCAGGTGCAGGCCCGCGAGCGCCGGATCGTCGCCGAGTTCCCCACCGTGGCGGAGCTGCTCGCGCTCGCCGTCGGGGCCGGGGAGTCACCGGTGGCCGCCCTGGACCGCGTCGCCCGGACCGTCGACGGCGCCCTCGCCGCCGAGCTCGACCGCACCCTGGCCGACGTCCGCGCCGGCGCGACCGTCGCGCAGGCCCTCACGTCGCTCGGCACCCGCAGCAACCTCGCCGCCGTGTCCCGCTTCGCCGACGGCGTCGCGATCGCGATCGAGCGCGGCAGCCCCCTGGCGGACGTGCTGCGCGCCCAGGCGGCCGACGCCCGCGACGCGGCCAAGCGCGAGCTCATGGAGTCCGGCGGCCGGCGGGAGATCGCGATGCTCGCCCCGGTGGTCTTCCTCCTGCTGCCGCTGACCGTCGCGTTCGCCCTCTTCCCCGGCATCGCCGCGCTGAACCTCACCACCCCCTGA
- a CDS encoding TadE/TadG family type IV pilus assembly protein translates to MLVLGLVQLAYALWVRTVLIDAAGEGARYAALLDGDLGSGEQRALQVAASGVTDGYVDHVDASVTSEAGYDVIVVELRAPVPVIGLLGPTGTLSVAGRAVVEQ, encoded by the coding sequence GTGCTGGTCCTGGGACTCGTGCAGCTCGCCTACGCACTGTGGGTGCGGACCGTCCTCATCGACGCCGCCGGCGAGGGGGCGCGGTACGCCGCGCTGCTCGACGGCGACCTCGGCTCGGGCGAGCAGCGCGCCCTCCAGGTCGCGGCGTCCGGCGTCACCGACGGCTACGTGGACCACGTCGACGCGAGCGTCACCTCCGAGGCGGGTTACGACGTCATCGTCGTCGAGCTGCGCGCCCCCGTCCCCGTGATCGGCCTGCTCGGGCCGACGGGAACGCTGTCGGTCGCGGGCCGGGCGGTGGTGGAGCAGTGA
- a CDS encoding pilus assembly protein, whose translation MTHLRRLPRILRDGPHAAAPGDGERGSAVVEFLGGTVLLVVPLAYLVLTLAQLQGAAFAAESAARDTGRLMATADDPGDAAALAARGVELAFADHGIEIDGEQALEVTCSPSCTAPGATAHVTIAADVPLPFWPGGGLTVPVTAEAVTSIDSYRERS comes from the coding sequence GTGACCCACCTCCGGCGACTCCCCCGGATCCTGCGCGACGGACCGCACGCTGCGGCACCGGGCGACGGCGAGCGCGGCAGCGCGGTCGTGGAGTTCCTCGGCGGTACCGTCCTGCTCGTCGTTCCGCTCGCCTACCTCGTCCTCACGCTCGCGCAGCTCCAGGGCGCCGCCTTCGCCGCGGAGAGCGCCGCGCGCGACACCGGCCGGCTGATGGCGACCGCCGACGACCCCGGGGACGCGGCCGCGCTCGCCGCCCGCGGGGTCGAGCTCGCGTTCGCCGACCACGGGATCGAGATCGACGGCGAGCAGGCGCTCGAGGTGACCTGCTCGCCGTCGTGCACCGCCCCGGGGGCGACGGCGCACGTCACGATCGCCGCCGACGTCCCGCTCCCGTTCTGGCCGGGTGGCGGGCTCACCGTGCCCGTCACGGCCGAGGCCGTCACCAGCATCGACAGCTACCGGGAGCGGTCGTGA
- a CDS encoding energy-coupling factor transporter transmembrane component T family protein, which produces MTATVGSGGAEAAGVTTAARGPAIPVRAVGADPADARGPASSWLARRNPTVVLALLVALSVLTLFLLDPVTLAVLWAVLVVGVLVGARPGLGRFLLAQLPFVGFAIGLVTVNALARPGTELWPDLPVRVTVEGLTIGSALALRTMVIGVGSVALVLTVDPRRLMVSLVQHARLSPRVAYSLLAGYRLLGVLPQQWRTITRAHAVRAPLRERGRRAGRPRTGPRMLARCAFTLLVTSIRSAERIAFALESRGLGSGPRTVWRPVALGWQDLALVVGLAGVVATVLVIA; this is translated from the coding sequence GTGACGGCGACGGTCGGGTCGGGTGGCGCGGAGGCGGCCGGGGTGACGACGGCGGCGCGCGGGCCGGCGATCCCGGTCCGCGCGGTGGGCGCCGATCCCGCTGACGCGCGCGGACCGGCGTCGTCCTGGCTGGCCCGGCGCAACCCGACGGTCGTGCTGGCGCTGCTCGTGGCGCTGTCCGTGCTCACGCTGTTCCTGCTCGACCCGGTCACCCTCGCGGTGCTCTGGGCCGTGCTGGTGGTGGGCGTGCTGGTCGGGGCGCGGCCCGGGCTCGGGCGCTTCCTGCTCGCGCAGCTCCCGTTCGTCGGTTTCGCGATCGGGCTCGTCACGGTGAACGCGCTGGCCCGTCCGGGCACGGAGCTCTGGCCGGACCTGCCCGTGCGCGTCACCGTCGAGGGCCTGACGATCGGCTCCGCGCTCGCGCTGCGCACGATGGTGATCGGGGTGGGCTCGGTGGCACTCGTGCTGACGGTGGATCCCCGTCGGCTCATGGTCAGCCTGGTCCAGCACGCGCGGCTGAGCCCGCGCGTGGCCTACTCGCTGCTCGCGGGCTACCGCCTGCTCGGCGTGCTCCCGCAGCAGTGGCGCACGATCACCCGTGCGCACGCGGTGCGGGCGCCGCTGCGCGAGCGGGGTCGGCGGGCGGGGCGGCCGCGGACGGGGCCGCGGATGCTGGCGCGCTGCGCGTTCACGCTGCTGGTGACGTCTATCCGTTCCGCCGAGCGGATCGCCTTCGCGCTGGAGTCGCGCGGGCTCGGCTCCGGGCCGCGCACGGTGTGGCGGCCGGTGGCGCTGGGGTGGCAGGACCTGGCGCTGGTCGTGGGACTGGCGGGGGTGGTCGCGACGGTGCTGGTGATCGCCTGA
- a CDS encoding ABC transporter ATP-binding protein, with product MSAEAAGGVVETDALEVVLPGGDGVGPLTATLGPGEHVLVLGPSGSGKTTLLRTLAGAVPQHVRARVTGTVRIAGTDPVTAGVIGVCEHVGTVAQDPVSGVCLPLVADEVALPLENRAVPRDLIGPAVDAALATAGAAHLRERASGELSGGELQRVALAAATVTAPRLLLLDEPTSMLDAPGVAAVRDAVARVGDDVAVVLVEHRLDEWAAGGTAALPARTVALGRSGRVLADGPTARVLAEHGRELLRQGCWLPLDAELEALLGLGGGLGSPHVRGALLALTASEGPGDVGATAERGPVVLGARGLTIRAGGRPVLTGVDLDLHAGELVAVVGANGAGKSTLLAALAGLERPAAGTVDGPRPGLVFQDPEHQLVGATVREEIAFGLPHGSSRVADALARFDLADWAEHSPYALSGGQKRRLSLAAMLVHDRPVLLADEPGYGLDRAATAVAMGALREAADGGLAVALTSHDLRAVAACADSVVVLADGGVAAVLTPEELLRDPVALASAGMVVPPLLAFLVEHDVPVRPALRLLEELAHDVAVAA from the coding sequence GTGAGCGCTGAGGCGGCCGGAGGGGTCGTCGAGACGGACGCGCTCGAGGTGGTCCTGCCCGGGGGCGACGGCGTCGGCCCGCTGACCGCGACCCTCGGCCCCGGGGAGCACGTGCTCGTGCTCGGGCCCTCGGGATCGGGCAAGACCACGCTGCTGCGCACGCTCGCGGGGGCGGTGCCGCAGCACGTCCGCGCGCGGGTGACCGGAACGGTTCGCATCGCCGGCACCGACCCCGTCACGGCCGGGGTGATCGGTGTCTGCGAGCACGTCGGCACCGTCGCGCAGGACCCCGTCAGCGGGGTCTGCCTGCCGCTCGTGGCCGACGAGGTGGCGCTGCCGCTGGAGAACCGGGCCGTGCCGCGGGACCTCATCGGCCCGGCGGTGGACGCGGCGCTCGCGACGGCGGGGGCCGCCCACCTGCGCGAGCGCGCCAGCGGGGAGCTCTCGGGAGGAGAGCTGCAGCGCGTCGCGCTCGCGGCGGCGACCGTGACGGCGCCTCGGCTGCTGCTTCTCGACGAGCCGACCTCGATGCTCGACGCGCCGGGCGTCGCCGCGGTGCGCGACGCCGTCGCGCGCGTGGGTGACGACGTCGCGGTCGTCCTCGTGGAGCACCGCCTCGACGAGTGGGCGGCCGGGGGAACGGCGGCGCTGCCCGCGAGGACCGTGGCGCTGGGGCGCTCCGGACGCGTGCTGGCTGACGGTCCGACGGCGCGGGTGCTCGCCGAGCACGGGCGCGAGCTGCTGCGCCAGGGCTGCTGGCTGCCGCTGGACGCCGAGCTCGAGGCGCTGCTCGGGCTCGGGGGCGGGCTCGGTTCGCCGCACGTGCGGGGCGCGCTGCTCGCGCTCACGGCGTCCGAGGGGCCGGGCGACGTGGGAGCGACGGCGGAGCGTGGTCCCGTGGTGCTCGGTGCCCGCGGCCTGACAATTCGTGCGGGTGGGCGACCGGTGCTGACCGGTGTCGACCTCGATCTGCACGCGGGCGAGCTGGTCGCGGTGGTCGGGGCGAACGGCGCCGGGAAGTCGACGCTGCTGGCCGCGCTCGCCGGGCTCGAGCGGCCGGCCGCCGGCACCGTCGACGGGCCGCGCCCGGGACTGGTGTTCCAGGACCCCGAGCACCAGCTCGTGGGGGCGACGGTGCGCGAGGAGATCGCGTTCGGTCTGCCGCACGGCTCGTCGCGGGTGGCCGACGCGCTGGCGCGGTTCGACCTGGCGGACTGGGCGGAGCACAGCCCCTACGCGCTGTCGGGCGGCCAGAAGCGGCGGCTGAGCCTCGCGGCGATGCTCGTGCACGACCGACCGGTGCTGCTCGCCGACGAGCCCGGGTACGGGCTCGACCGGGCGGCGACGGCGGTGGCGATGGGCGCGCTGCGGGAGGCGGCCGACGGCGGCCTCGCCGTCGCGCTGACGAGCCACGACCTGCGGGCCGTGGCCGCCTGCGCCGACAGCGTGGTGGTGCTGGCCGACGGCGGGGTGGCCGCCGTGCTCACCCCCGAGGAGCTGCTGCGGGATCCGGTGGCGCTCGCCTCCGCCGGGATGGTCGTGCCGCCGCTGCTGGCTTTCCTCGTGGAGCACGACGTGCCGGTGCGGCCGGCGCTGCGGCTTCTCGAGGAGCTCGCGCACGACGTGGCGGTGGCGGCGTGA
- a CDS encoding ECF transporter S component, with protein MSALVPRRRLTLKEIVLVVVLGTVFGFLYWAFVQAWTALSIAMGPAGDLAQHFLAGSWLLVAPIAIAIVRRPGVGILAEVLASVIEVVFLGSAVGPMLLVAAFIQGVGSELPFAFGRYRRFGWGRYALSGLMGAGLVFFWSAFRFGWFGQDLVLVRFGVQALSGVILGGLLAKVIVDGLLRTGVLANYAIGEAAERERRAGAAADGADGAGEPELVRRER; from the coding sequence ATGAGCGCGCTCGTGCCCCGCCGCCGGCTCACGCTGAAGGAGATCGTGCTCGTCGTGGTGCTCGGCACCGTGTTCGGGTTCCTCTACTGGGCCTTCGTGCAGGCTTGGACGGCCCTGTCGATCGCGATGGGACCGGCAGGCGACCTGGCCCAGCACTTCCTCGCCGGCAGCTGGCTGCTCGTGGCCCCCATCGCCATCGCGATCGTCCGCCGGCCCGGTGTCGGCATCCTCGCGGAGGTGCTCGCGTCCGTGATCGAGGTCGTCTTCCTCGGCAGCGCCGTGGGGCCGATGCTGCTGGTCGCGGCGTTCATCCAGGGCGTCGGGAGCGAGCTGCCGTTCGCGTTCGGGCGCTACCGGAGGTTCGGCTGGGGTCGCTACGCGCTGTCGGGGCTGATGGGCGCGGGACTGGTGTTCTTCTGGTCGGCGTTCCGGTTCGGGTGGTTCGGGCAGGACCTCGTGCTGGTCCGGTTCGGGGTGCAGGCGCTGTCGGGCGTGATCCTCGGTGGGCTGCTGGCCAAGGTGATCGTGGACGGGCTGCTGCGCACCGGGGTGCTGGCGAACTACGCGATCGGCGAGGCGGCCGAGCGGGAGCGGCGCGCGGGTGCCGCTGCTGATGGCGCCGACGGCGCCGGTGAGCCCGAGCTGGTGCGTCGTGAGCGCTGA
- a CDS encoding Ykof family thiamine-binding protein, whose protein sequence is MTTAVRARAAAAREARRMLLTSPTPTTPVAGPSAGDLTRDPLTFGVGARVTASVMADDYVDVLTRALAEVSTDGLVLSTGDVSTYVGGSETDLLRYLTDLGAALAATGHHVTLTVHLSRGCPGEVVCERPGGAGPRGASVPPTRTTGRLAAAEWALYPLADAAPAVGPDGAAPPEPDHMRDIYAAIDHARELGTFRGSEHFVTRLEGDLGDVLATAVAGWVLVGRSVQHVTSHLQVSLNSPNHAAPAGATDGAIDGEVVR, encoded by the coding sequence GTGACGACCGCCGTCCGCGCCCGTGCCGCCGCTGCCCGAGAGGCGCGTCGCATGCTGCTCACCAGTCCCACCCCCACCACCCCCGTCGCCGGGCCCTCCGCCGGGGACCTCACGCGCGATCCGCTGACCTTCGGGGTCGGCGCTCGCGTCACGGCCTCCGTCATGGCCGACGACTACGTCGACGTCCTCACGCGGGCGCTCGCCGAGGTGTCGACCGACGGCCTCGTCCTCAGCACGGGGGACGTGTCCACCTATGTCGGCGGGTCCGAGACCGACCTCCTGCGCTACCTCACCGACCTCGGTGCGGCGCTCGCGGCGACCGGCCACCACGTGACCCTGACCGTCCACCTCTCGCGCGGCTGCCCGGGCGAGGTGGTGTGCGAGCGGCCGGGCGGGGCCGGACCGCGCGGCGCGAGCGTGCCGCCGACCCGCACCACGGGGCGCCTCGCCGCCGCCGAGTGGGCGCTGTACCCGCTCGCGGACGCGGCCCCCGCCGTCGGGCCGGACGGGGCGGCGCCCCCGGAGCCGGACCACATGCGCGACATCTACGCGGCGATCGACCACGCCCGCGAGCTCGGCACGTTCCGCGGGTCCGAGCACTTCGTGACCCGGCTCGAGGGCGATCTGGGGGACGTGCTCGCCACCGCCGTCGCCGGCTGGGTGCTCGTGGGCCGCAGCGTGCAGCACGTCACCAGCCACCTGCAGGTCTCGCTGAACAGCCCGAACCACGCGGCTCCGGCCGGTGCGACCGACGGCGCGATCGACGGCGAGGTCGTCCGATGA
- a CDS encoding MurR/RpiR family transcriptional regulator: MLITQLAASHGPALTPTDRRLVAALQTQPDRASYWRAHELTDPLGLHQSSATRLAQRLGFDGYPQLRDALREDYLAGDGPSQRLRGRLERHPDGDVLTSFVDDESAALAALPRHVTQPELDELADRILAAREILLFAQGNATVLVDLLARRLERFGMRTVRLVGSRRDLAERLSRLERDDVVLAFVFRRAPAVLGPLLAVATAASAGTAIVTDTVVWSSPRPDQIVAAPRGGADDFLSLTVPMAIVNALVLTIARRADDGALQSLDRLGHLLEQLEA, from the coding sequence GTGCTCATTACCCAGCTGGCCGCGAGCCACGGCCCGGCCCTCACGCCGACGGACCGTCGACTCGTCGCCGCCCTCCAGACGCAGCCCGACCGGGCCTCGTACTGGCGCGCCCACGAGCTCACCGACCCGCTCGGGCTGCACCAGTCCTCGGCCACGCGCCTGGCCCAGCGGCTCGGCTTCGACGGCTACCCGCAGCTGCGGGACGCGCTGCGCGAGGACTACCTCGCGGGCGACGGCCCCTCGCAGCGCTTGCGCGGCCGCCTCGAGCGTCACCCGGACGGCGACGTCCTGACCTCGTTCGTCGACGACGAGTCCGCGGCACTCGCCGCGCTCCCCCGCCACGTCACCCAGCCCGAGCTCGACGAGCTCGCCGACCGGATCCTCGCGGCCCGCGAGATCCTCCTGTTCGCCCAGGGCAACGCCACCGTGCTGGTCGACCTGCTCGCCCGTCGGCTCGAGCGGTTCGGGATGCGCACGGTGCGTCTCGTCGGCTCGCGCCGAGACCTCGCCGAGCGGCTGTCGCGGCTCGAGCGCGACGACGTCGTCCTGGCGTTCGTCTTCCGCCGGGCGCCGGCCGTCCTGGGCCCGCTGCTCGCCGTCGCGACGGCGGCCTCCGCGGGCACCGCGATCGTCACCGACACCGTCGTGTGGTCCTCACCGCGCCCCGACCAGATCGTCGCCGCACCCCGCGGCGGCGCCGACGACTTCCTCTCCCTGACCGTGCCGATGGCGATCGTCAACGCCCTCGTGCTGACGATCGCCCGTCGGGCCGACGACGGGGCGCTGCAGTCGCTCGACCGTCTCGGCCACCTCCTCGAGCAGCTCGAGGCCTGA